aGTGTGCATTGGTCAAAATAgcactgtcaacctcaatttttattgatgttttgacagctgtcaatgtttatgtagacgtataaattatctaagggcaAATAGTAACTAATAGGttaaatcttagattaagggttGGTCTCCGTTGCACTAcacctagataccgcactacctaagaacgaaagcttttttattgcggctactattagatgcttgtgacatctttcaaattttgtaacatacggttCATGTTAttctacattgaaattaataattattgaaaataacgcaaaaaaagaatgctgggagagtttcttgcgccacttcttctctctcagagcgccatttgtttccgaagcggtagtagtatctagtagttattagaaatgacatcaaaaagaattcgagAGGAATcattttttgagaaaataaatgcctttttatgcctattaattaaaattttgacagAACATGACATTGTGACACGCCAACctcatttacttttaaaattaagttatcaAATTGTTTCCTCTAAAAGTGAATTTGTAAAATTCTTATGagaaataaaattctttaaccgtcaacgtcacacattgttcaccATTTACGTAATTCTATCTGTGTATGTCCTTCATAGTCTAAgagcatgtatattatttgtttcagatattataagaaaataaaactttatgtaatcttaACACCGATcattaccgttaaacttaggAGACACATAttcaaagcttggtagtctactttaaggcgacactaaatgccagcgaccttgagcgatatgagttcacggtttccggcccgccatctatgtaacaaagccaatatttttaaaattcttgcgtggaaaacagtttatatgcttacaatcctcgttattcattactaatctgaataaatatacctacacaaaaaagttaagctataagaataacttttctgagagctGTACTAAAAagatgcgtcatgccatgccaaaaaacttgtttaactgcaaggagAAGTGGTAGTTCAATCAGGCTCTGGAGTgaaaactataaccaacagcaagcattagaaacctacaaataagacttaagtatatgtgtaacaggattaagtagtgttcatagctcgaaatgctatattttcatcaaaaaacttgtctaaaaacaccttgtttgcatgttttctgcttactcttcgccttaacgtGATACTGGCAAATCTGTGGTGTATCTTcaacagaagccacagtaggaaaaATAGAATAGGctagactggctcgagtacgcctacgggcgtagtattagttgctgcactttACGACTATGCCtgcgctatctagttggagcgcagcggagaccaataatTAATCTAAGCGTAAAATCAATAAACATATGACAgtaatagatatattttcagTCAATTCATAACTTAAACTATGTTTTACAGGATAActaagaaaataacaaaatgactTTATTTACCTTCTTAACAAATTTTCTTTGGAATGGAATAgcaactaaaaataattaattttaacttaatgaGAAATGATAAATTTTACCATCTACTAActtaattacattacattacgtCCAAATCAAGAACCACTGAAATTAAACTTAACAATTCACAATTTAAAAACTGTAGTAGTATTAGTAATGATTTcatagtttaaataattttgttaacaaTATGTAACAGGCTATTTACCATTATTCTAggctttttgaagtaaaacttctttaggcgcgactacgAGGTAACTGGGCGACAATGCAACGGAAGTCGGTTACGGCAAGATGGCGTAACGGAAGTCTGTTACGGCAGGATGTCACTTTTCCGGTCTTTGGTttattcgtccattattaggacatgCAAAGGGGttgagcccatacagccatatgtATGTAATGtggtaattaataatctaaccttcaattacttatttttaatttttctgtatGTTCAAAAACAGCCAACGTTCCGACGAGTCGTACGTCGTTGCGTACAAAGGTCGCAGAgtattatacaggatgtcccaaagttatgggacatgaagggaaagtaccttaaaaaTCGTAGAtcggcaagtaatttttagaaaatctttgaatgcagagttactaacttttaaaaataacataaagtgtgctttcagtaaaataccctaccgatatttaaggtactttcccttcatgtcccataactttgggacaacctgtatatatTAGACGCTCGGTTAAGAATCGCCAAGTCGAGCAAAAGCAGCTAAATTTTTTTTCTCGAAACAGTTCAGGCCATTATCGACCTCCTATATCATATACATTGTGgataattatattgaaataacgtCGGAATATTGAGAATACTCTTAAGATCGTTGAATAATGGTAAATTTACCGCAGAATATTGCTAACAAAACTACAACTTTATAAGATTTCTCATATCATCATTTTCTACAAAAATTTTACGTTACTTTTACTTCTTTTATGTTTAATCTTCCCtgtgaatgttattttaattttaatcattacCTTTATTCTTTGAGTAGTTGAAAATCAGACTgcctaacaataatataataaattatgtacaaTTAATCAATCGATTTTTAAAGGCACTATTGGTTTTTCTCTATACTCATATAATAATTCTATACATGattgaattaaaatgtattttattgattcTGAATATTTACAGTATTTTACGTATATTTATGATACTTTACTTTACACCTAAACAAAACTATATTGTCTTAAAATAAAGATACAAAAGTAATATGtaagtttaatttatgaatCAAAAGTagatataataaacaaatacagtCGATAAAGGTGATTCTAACATTAGTCACAGTCAACTCtacaatgtaattaatatatacgagtatttTATCTTATTACTAATTTTACTCATATTTTACATAGGTATTACAGACAATTAGGTAGCTTAAAAGCgagtaacccccttattcataatggtccgctaactttaaacagccgctaaggagtgttttttctcattctgacttaggtcaatagaagaagacagagtgagaattagcaatgctttaagttagcagactattatgaataagggggtaaggcTTCATATACTTCAATGATAGCACAATTATGTGCTAAACATTAACATatgatatattaaatttgttgCAATAATCTTaaatcttagattaagtattggtccgctgcgctccaattagatgCCGAACTATctagaacaatagctttttattacggcaactattagatgcttgtgtgcgtggcatcttgacactcaatggcatctttcaaatttattaacatacgcttcgtgttattttacattgaaatgaataaaatacaaatacttccTGATGATATGTgttcccagtgtctttcttattttttttagtattatttttgcaaagttttactacgcaacccggcatttcagtttcaattattatcaaagtttaacagaacatattgTGGTACGTCAACGTTATACATTGTTCGTAGCATTGCCGTACTTTTCGACTACGCCTGCggcatctagttggagcgcagcgaaaaCCAATCCGTAATCTAAgtcttaaatattgttttgtattttgttttgagATCTTGTTCAGAATCCAATGTGTGTGGTTGACAATCAGTTACATAATGACGTATATTAAAGATGTTTCTTAGGATGAGTGCAGGCTATGTACAATGTTATAAAACAAGTTATTTTATCTTCCCAAATTATGTCACAGTTTTTGATCCAACCGTCACGCAAactcgacaccctgacgttagctggtcaactacaCCTTCCAAGCCTCATCTCATACGTCTACTGAACCCCAACCAATGTACGagagttaaataaatttcaataatttttaaaataaaaaaaaagcatatctcgctaattgtataaaaataatttaatgatatttaattaattatacgttatttaacaaaattatgcggtataataatattttattgattgtatttaataccttctttattacaatattgttttttctacgaGCGTAGAATAGAACGAGGAATTTAAAATtgtaaggatttttgttttatttcaataaacgCATACGCATTGTCTAACTTCGCGCATGCGCGGCAGGCAACGCCGgcccagcctagcgaaactctaagaataaaaaataaactacgtttaaaaaaaccgatttcaaaaactgaaaagtatcaaataactaaaaatttaatttaatacacctcttatgcaaacctttacctttaatattaataaaatactattatttatacgtgctacctattgataggttttaactaagtgccaagccctaaacaaaataaaacttaatattataaacagcttacttactgtatttatttaggttgttTGGCCTTGCGTTTCTGTCCGCTTGGGCTGTTtttttctagacgaagctatcccgttcaaagtcacgcgtggcgagtgtaggtacctttattacatttggcttcgcaccgacttcaaagctatcaatatgtagcacatacaaataatagtattttattaatattaaagctaaaggtttgcataagaggtgtattaaattaaatttttagttgtttgatatttttcagtttttgaagttggtttttttaaacgtagtttttttttattttttacgttttagtgttagttaataataatttatagtcaACTTgcatgaaaactccaaaaaaagccgtacacagaaaacaattaagtcatccaggtagacgaaaattttcatataattgtTCATAACTacgggccaaactatgtaaaattggCATCACCTGGACCAagtggcatctatttcgcatcaaacaaaaaaagaattacgtaaatcggatcataaatctcagagttatcggtgtacatacataaaaaaatactgatggaattgataacctcctccttttggaagtcggttaaaaaatccATTCACTCACTCGATTGTatcaaacgtgcagtcattgatagattgacaggtgacggctataatcttgtaaaaaacggagatagccgaaatccattacgttttaagcaagtgttcgctttcaaacttagccggattatacttgtGATTGTAATTACTATCTTCAATCTTAggtatgtcaaatctcactgcacgttttatactaaactaaatttcaattttcactcaggcagcctcttattacgtagtatttacacccTCTCTGCGCCCACCATTTgtgcatttttttaaacttttatccgcaccttaataaatatattcttatttatagaaaatgggGTCTTGGTCATATGAAAAGTATTGTATGCCACTGCACCTAATTAGCCATTATAACACTCGTGAGTATTAAACACTCATGACAGTGgcataaataagtaataactaTGTTCTATTAGAATTTAGAATGGATCATGGATGATATCAGATATGTGTTACTAACCTAACACGCTatcttatataagtattaacGCTCGTTTCATGTAAGAAATTTGTATTGTATccaatatctattattattaatgtttatttgaacAGTGTTGTCCAGTGAATATTTGTGGAGTGTAACTGTacacaatgtaatataattgttataataaaagataatattacaTTGCGAACACTCAGGTATACACACAAATAATCACTGCACTACAGTATTCATATTAACTAAAAGGACGACCTGGGTCTTCCGCGTAGGCCCTCACGGGCCTCGGGGTAACTGTTCGGGGCGATGGCGATTTCAGTGATATAGTCGCCGCCTGCAATTACAGGCGGGGCactgggtgggaccggttggtccatggtgtaatgtccggtggtgtcCTGCTGCAGTGCGATCGAGCCCGCCGGTAGTCAACCGGTAAGCGCCCATCAGCCAGCAGCGAGGTAGCAGTCGTGTCTTAGGAGACTAGGTCACGAGGTAGTCCTCTTATGTCCGGCGGTCGTCGAAGGTATGGCGCGAACCATGCGGGGGCCGCATATGTGAGTCGCGTGCGAACGTACGCTTTGTATAGGCACAGCTTCGTACGGAGAAAGCAGGtgagacgacagcacagggcgGAGAAAGTTCCTTGCGGCACGCGTCAAGGCGACCACGTTCTTCACATGGGGCCGCATCGAGAGGGTCCTGTCGATGGTCACACCAAGGTATTTAGCCTTCGGGGACCATTCGACGGTCGCGCCCATAAGTGACACCGGGGGCGGCAATAAGCGCGCCCGCCCGATGGAAATCGCCTGAGTCTTCGCCACGTTGACCTTGAGTCTAACTTAAAGGGTAAAATACAAATTCGTTACATGAGACGAGCGTTAATAGAAGATAGCGTGTTACAATATCatactagcgccatctagtttGTGAGAAGTAaagcaatcataaacacattgTTATGTAAATGTGAACTGTGTTGtatgttacaatattaaaaactacataattattgtatatacaATGTGCACTTTTTCATAGCATGTCATGTACACTAAAACTCACCTTTGTAATTTTCAAAGCCCGTATTTTAATATCTAACTATTGTACaggcaaggagaatcatctcatatagaagaaaagttgaaaaagtgtccagcttatgGCAGTATATAACAGTTCAAAAATCTTCCACAATGGCCTTGgtaggcacagggtatggtatgaacTATGAAGTATagtgaatgtagcaattgtaaacgaattgaagtttgctgagttaaaaaaattaatattattgtcgactatataatatattacaataatgcAGAAAATATAACCTTACCTTGAATAGTAATTagaaatacttaatatttggtgctttttttaagatttacccTGGTGCTACTTTGGCGCCACCCTCATTCATAATACATTTTGACGGACATCTTTTCATATAAACAGATGATTCTCCTCACCTTTATCCTCCATATATCTGTCTCATTTTTGAATTACAAAATGCAACtcatttatgaatatatatatatatcatatgaGACACACACTTGAATTCTGGCCTCAGACTGAGGCTAAAGATAGTGAGGCTTGCGACTGACCCTCAACCTGCTTCgctatagattattattattgtttaagtgTTTTTGCGTTCCGTTCTGCGTTAAGAAGCTCCTTGTTGAATCGCGTCGGCTGTTTCTCTCACTATGTAGAGAATGCCTGGCTCTTGCGAGTGTGGCTGCTGAGATCTCCATGGAATCACCGTGAGGGAACCGGGAGTCTCTTCGTCCGTTTTGATAGCGGGTATGCTGAAACAGGATCGAACAGACCATGCATATAGGTAATTGTTCAAAAGCATCCctcgccctgcccatcacaatgcagtgccgctcaggattcttgaaaaatccaaaaattccgagtggcactacaattgcgctcttaaCCTTATTGTCATACTAGTAGCTGGTATAATCCGTAGTTATATTATGGAAAAAATAAAGGAAACACCTTCGTGAATACAGGCCAATAATAGGTTTGGGGATTCTATCCCTGCTGAGAACATCGAAACTTGTTTCACATTTATCCGTGTTTACTGGTTGGAGGGAATTTTCgacaaagataaaaataaaaatcaactaaaGGACTACCATCAAGTGTGCCTGACGCTAGTCCTTTAATTGGGTGTTAAATAAAAAGGATAAAATGTGTCCTGGATCATAAATGAGACaacccacggacgagtaaaaaatgaaggactccgcgccgtgatattagcaagtgaagcaccgttatgctagtgtgtgtgcggttacgggggatactagttacacaattttttctcccttaaataatcatatatggccacaaatactatATAGTATCGGTTTTACAccttttcacaacgcacgacggcatttttaaaatattttattgagatgcaaactgatctgtcacagtcgaagacaattctcataatggccgcctatcggcctgtagtagtgtaaatgtgtgcgtggggctatgtatttacacgttaatcggcttgttttggtgctacactgttatgtaagatgacacggaatccttatttttttactagtccgtggagacaacctttttaaatttgtaaaataacaaGGTACTTATGTGAAGACGGGTTCTCACAAATTCATATGCTATCAATGAAGATTGGTTATCACTTTAttcttttacatttaccactATTTCAAATAGCTCCGTGGTAATTTTCCCATAAATATTgctaatacataaataaaatttgaaaacaaaatttatgaacgatgaatATAACCATAgaatcactcgaacggttggctcagtggaagagcgcacgcatggaatgcgagaggtcgcgggttcgagacccgcatcgttcataactttagtgtttaaatttaatttaagtaattagtcctagaagtgagggacttaaaaaataacaaattgctaaTACATTGGAATTTGGAATATATCTTGTACTTACGCGTCCGTTTCGCCAACTCCAACGATTCCTGTTGAAGATCCCGTACACGATAGGGTTAGCGCATGAGTTAGTGCACGAGAACAGCCACATCGCTTTCTGGAATGCTTGGTCCAGACTCTTTACGAAGTCTTTGTCTATCCAGTACCTGGGCAATAAATTATTCAGtatgtataaaacaaaatatccggacgaccaagGCTTGCTCAGATTtgtaagaatgtacaaaaattttacaaaaaaaaaacaaactagtAGGACATCGGGAtacgaaccggggtcttctgctttccggatcacctgAGCTATTATTGTCTTGTATATACAGGCGAAATTTCTAAAGTTATTGTagctttttctcattaaaacacggataaaactacatttattaaaattgaaacctagatagatcgatttatcgccctcgaaatcccctgtatactaaactttatgaaaatcgttggagccgtttccgagattcagattatatatatacaagaattgctcgtttaaagatttaAGATTAAGATATTGAATTGACGTTTCCATACATCATTCAAGAAATCAGTTCGACGAGCAGTAGTTTGGGTTAGTCCAATATAATATTCGCTTAAGATCaggttttttaagttttttgaaatAACAGTTAGAATTCATAAGGTTTTGACTACACCAAAAACTACCACGTCAGCCATATGGCTTGGCCTTATATAAGGCTCTATAGCTGATTTGGAGCTAAAGCCATTAGTGGAAAACCAAGGGAAATCTTGAACCCTTTAAATTACGTTTCTGTGACTCTTTCAATAGAGATCAggtaaatgtaatatatatctatataacgCAACGCGAATCACCCAGataaaaatttttgttgttGGCAGGACTTTTTTATTGGATGGGAGGACAAATAGGCTCGTGAATATTGCATAATATTCGACTTTCTCAATGCTAGTAaaaccaattaataattatcacatcaaattaaataaacagtTGTGGTTAGAACATGTGCACGCTCAACGTGTAAGCCGGTAAGTGACATATACGATACGCAGCGCATCACCCCATCCGCACAATTCTCCGGCGTAAAGTATTGTCAGTATAAATGTAATCAGTTACGCCgcttgcaaaaaaaaatacgatagaaaactaaaatataaaagttttataatttgactttgatatttacacattaagaaaacacaaaaaaagtaaaaatggcAGTTTTGTGGGATACGATTATTTACGTAGCAGTCATCTAAATAAGCGTACGAATTgtctgatggtatgtgatcaaaACTTTTTGACATTCTATACGAATGCAGtggatctctactattaatattaattattaattaaactagCCAGTATGAATTCCCATTGAGATTCACTGAAGCCTTATTCCCCAGGGATATTATTAGCCCCATAGAAGCAGTAGATCTGATGAGATGCTGTAGTATATAAGGGTAAACTATACAACAGAAGAGAGTCATAAGTCCATGGAGACACTTATCCTCTCTAACAAAAAAGGCTAAGATtagttatcatatattattgtatcaattatcataaaCTTATATCTTGGGCTTTTCAATTAGATTTAAATTTCAGTTTATATTGAAATCAAGCTTGCTTACCACAAACAGTAGCAGTAATATGGAGTCCAGCAAGTGAAGAAGACCAACACAATTGTGACCGACATCTTGAGAGTCCTGGAACGTGCTCTGCCCAGAATGCCGACACCGCTGCGTCGCATCTTATCtaaagtattaatgaaatatataccaAACTAATGGACCTTGAGGGCGCGCAACTTTCAACATCTACTCCAGTCAGAAATCAATATTAAGAAGTATATAAACTTTCGTACTCGTCTCTCTGAAAATgacaaatttctataaaaaaaaatatcctttcaacctttattgttttaaatccCTTCTTAGCGTTCTCTTCTATCTTTTAAGGAACTTTTGTGCAAATTGGTACGTTTAGTTCCAAGCTCTGTGTTGATGAATCAGCTAGTCAGTTAGgacaaataattacaatatacaatattttgcttGCGACTTTATTCGCATTAAATCTAACACTGATCTAACACTGCCTCGGTAACTCTCAAATCTTCGGAATAAACTGCATCCTTTTTGTTGCAACATGTGTGCATAATTTAACGATGATCGGTTTGCAAGTTTTGACGTGAATGTTTAACAAATACAAAAACTCACATCCAATTCAATTTGAATATGATTTAGGATGTACAGAAGTGAGAATAACACCTTAGTTATTTGAGCACAATTCAAGTAGATTGATTACTAACCATTGGCGGTGTTTGAGCGTCGTATGATCTCAAGCAGCGCTGCAGAGGAGCAATAGAGAGTGGACAACAACGGAGCCACGTACATCAGCGTCATGTTGAGGAGGAAGTAGGCGAATTCGTGCCGTTCTGTGGGCAGCGAGCCGTATGACACACATTGGAAGTACCTGCAACATTAACATAGCACATATCATTAGAGGTCGGACGCGGATTTTGACCAAAAACTTCTAGAGAGTGTCAAATATAATTACAGACATGTGATGTGTTCGGTTTTCAGGATACGATGACCGGCGCATTTTGATGTGATTGGGATCTTATCGCATTGAGCATCATCTTAAGATGGGTCAATGTTGCGGGCATTATCGGCTTAgtttttgctttgaacattaaCGCTCTTAGGCCAAAACATACAATAATTTCTTCAGGTATTGTTTGTGGACAGTTAGAAGCGGCCTTGATCCAACACTAGAATCCAAAAGGCGTTAGTGATGATgatgtttttcattattaaattttatttggaaGGTATAGCAGGGGTTACCTATATATACGTCTGGCCAAGaatattgttacaaatttaaaactttttctttttaatttttttaataataagaaatctTCACCCCTGCAGTACATCTCTACTGTGATCGTGGTATGTTGGTACTCCCAGTTCGGCTTCACCCAATACATCTTTCCACATTCTCTCTCATTAATGAATCCATCTTCCTTCTTATGACTGGACCAGTACTTCTATAAATTAGAAGAACCTTCGAGAAGCGTGAATAAAAGGCACAACATTGGAGGCATTCTAATAGAGGAGCGCTTTGTATTTTCGTGAAACGTTTCGTAAGGGACTGGACGTATAGAAATGAATGTGCTGGCGGagcaaaataagaaataattaattgaatgaGGAAAACCTTTCGGATTTTTCTTAATCAGGAAAAAATCGTACTaggtacaatatttttctttttgggATTACAGCTGCAGTTCaaaataatctttaattaaaatatttcatgctGTATTATCTATTTGGAAGGATTTTCCTTACGTATTTATTCGAAATACTCGTGGTGGGTTAGTTTTATATTAACTTGATGTTGGcgctgtatattattttttatatcagcATATTGCTAAAGAAGACGTGGGATTGGTCACGATAAATGCCGAAAATTAAGAGAGAACGTACGACTTTAATAAT
This DNA window, taken from Leptidea sinapis chromosome 25, ilLepSina1.1, whole genome shotgun sequence, encodes the following:
- the LOC126972178 gene encoding adipokinetic hormone/corazonin-related peptide receptor variant I-like, translated to MDIDEKVSGPGGASQKNWTHPNSSDELPLDMQFNHGHVISITVYSVLMVVSATGNLTVLSQLVRRRRAGRASRLDVLLMHLAVADLMVTFLMMPLEIVWAATVEWLAGDLMCRTMMFTRTFGLYLSSFVLICIAIDRYYAILKPLNVMWEARVKRALLVAWVCAGLASLPQSFIFHLEEHPEVKGYFQCVSYGSLPTERHEFAYFLLNMTLMYVAPLLSTLYCSSAALLEIIRRSNTANDKMRRSGVGILGRARSRTLKMSVTIVLVFFTCWTPYYCYCLWYWIDKDFVKSLDQAFQKAMWLFSCTNSCANPIVYGIFNRNRWSWRNGRHTRYQNGRRDSRFPHGDSMEISAATLARARHSLHSERNSRRDSTRSFLTQNGTQKHLNNNNNL